One stretch of Cygnus olor isolate bCygOlo1 chromosome 1, bCygOlo1.pri.v2, whole genome shotgun sequence DNA includes these proteins:
- the NR0B1 gene encoding nuclear receptor subfamily 0 group B member 1, producing MACVERCRCCAGSRRHSSILYNILKSQEQAEAERRQPPPGQGPRQGPVPVARRVPACGGCSCGSQRRVALKSPQVACKAASAVLVKTLRFVQNVPCFQELPLEEQLVLVRSCWAPLLVLGLAQDRVHFETVESAEPSMLQRILTNRRQGEHTPPRGPAPGRPHPPSAGDIQAIEGFLAKCWSLDISTKEYAYLKGTVLFNPDLPGLQCTQYIEGLQREAQQALNEHVRLIHRGDEARFAKLNVVLSLLRSINANVIAELFFRPIIGAVNMDDMLLEMLCAKL from the exons ATGGCGTGCGTGGAGCGCTGCCGCTGCTGCGCGGGCAGCCGGCGGCACAGCAGCATCCTCTACAACATCCTCAAGAGCCAGGAGCAGGCGGAGGCGGAGAGGCGGCAGCCGCCGCCGGGGCAGGGTCCGAGGCAGGGGCCGGTGCCGGTGGCGAGGCGGGTGCCAGCGTGCGGCGGCTGTTCGTGCGGCTCGCAGCGGCGGGTGGCCCTGAAGAGCCCGCAGGTGGCGTGCAAGGCGGCGTCGGCCGTGCTGGTGAAGACGCTGCGCTTCGTGCAGAACGTGCCCTGcttccaggagctgcccctGGAAGAGCAGCTCGTCTTGGTCCGCAGCTGCTGGGCgcccctgctggtgctggggctggcgcAGGACCGGGTGCACTTCGAGACGGTGGAGAGCGCCGAGCCCAGCATGCTGCAGAGGATCCTCACCAACCGGCGGCAGGGCGAGCACACCCCGCCTCGGGGACCGGCGCCGGGGCGGCCGCACCCGCCATCGGCCGGCGACATCCAGGCCATCGAGGGCTTCCTGGCCAAGTGCTGGAGCCTGGACATCAGCACCAAGGAGTACGCGTACCTCAAGGGCACCGTGCTCTTCAACCCGG atttacCTGGACTGCAGTGTACACAGTATATTGAAGGACTGCAGAGGGAAGCACAACAAGCTCTAAATGAACATGTCAGACTCATTCACAGAGGTGATGAAGCCAGATTTGCCAAGCTGAATGTTGTTCTATCCTTGTTAAGATCTATTAATGCTAATGTGATTGCTGAACTATTCTTCAGGCCCATTATTGGAGCAGTGAACATGGATGACAtgcttttggaaatgctttGTGCAAAATTATAA